A window of the Cheilinus undulatus linkage group 21, ASM1832078v1, whole genome shotgun sequence genome harbors these coding sequences:
- the eci1 gene encoding enoyl-CoA delta isomerase 1, mitochondrial encodes MMALRAALRNKCGLSSLLSQLSSCSSHGGARMSPAFIVQQRNNSSSAVKVDFDQSTGVAVLHLQNPPVNSLSLDFLTEFCINIEKLEMDKSCRGLIITSSQPKVFSAGLDIMEMYGKSPERCGVFWKAVQEMWLKLYSSNMVTIAAINGSSPAGGCLMSLTCDYRIMADNPRYSIGLNETQLGIVAPFWFKDTLVNTVGHRHAEMALELGLLYNPAEALKIGLVDQLVPEDQVLTTAAQTMKKWLAIPDHARQITKSMMRKPTIEKLVSKREADINNFVTFITKDSIQKSLRMYIEMLKKRKA; translated from the exons ATGATGGCACTCAGAGCTGCTTTGAGGAATAAGTGCGGTCTTTCAA gccTTCTGTCCCagctgtcctcctgcagcagtCATGGCGGAGCCCGTATGTCACCAGCCTTCATCGTACAGCAGAGGAACAATTCCTCATCTGCAGTTAAAGTAGATTTTGATCAAAGCACAG GAGTGGCTGTGCTGCACTTACAAAATCCACCTGTAAACAGCCTTAGTTTAGATTTCCTCACTGAGTTCTGCATCAACATAGAGAAGCTGGAAATGGATAAGAGCTGCCGAGGCCTCATCATCACCTCG AGCCAGCCAAAGGtgttctcagctggtctggaCATCATGGAGATGTATGGGAAAAGTCCAGAGCGTTGTGGAGTGTTCTGGAAAGCAGTTCAAGAAATGTGGCTGAAACTCTACAGCTCCAACATGGTCACCATAGCTGCCATCAAT GGTTCCAGTCCCGCAGGCGGATGTTTGATGTCTCTGACATGTGATTACAGAATAATGGCTGACAACCCACGTTACAGCATCGGCCTCAATGAGACGCAACTCGGCATTGTTGCGCCTTTTTG GTTTAAGGACACCCTTGTTAATACAGTGGGACACCGACATGCAGAGATGGCCCTGGAGCTGGGGCTTCTCTACAACCCTGCAGAGGCTCTGAAGATAGGCCTGGTGGACCAACTGGTGCCAGAAGACCAAGTCCTCACCACAGCAGCACAGACCATGAAGAAGTGGTTAGCTATTCCAG ACCATGCCAGACAGATCACAAAGTCCATGATGAGAAAGCCGACCATTGAAAAGCTTGTGTCCAAAAGAGAGGCTGACATCAACAACTTTGTGACCTTCATCACTAAGGACTCCATTCAGAAGTCGCTCCGCATGTATATTGAGATGCTAAAAAAGAGAAAGGCCTAG
- the dnase1 gene encoding deoxyribonuclease-1, with protein MRCVYCLGLLLALLHLSSSLLLGAFNIKSYGDNKASNTTVMNLISTIVQRYDILLIQEVRDSDLSATKKLLEHVNKGSSHSRYNHIVSEPLGRSSYKERYLFLYREETVSVVKNYTYDDGCEPCGTDTFSREPFVVMFSSTKTALRNFVLIPQHTSPDFALEETDALYDVVSDVRTRWNTNDIVLLGDFNAGCNYVSGSDWQKIRLFTDKSFHWLITDEADTTVSHTYCPYDRIVVTADTMMGVVHGSAEVYDFMVDLDLSLSLALAVSDHFPVEVRLSPAA; from the exons ATGCGTTGTGTGTACTGCCTGGGCCTCCTTTTGGCCCTGCTGcatctgtcctcctctctgctgctgggAGCCTTCAACATCAAGTCATACGGAGACAATAAGGCCTCCAACACAACTGTGATGAACCTCATCAGCACG atTGTCCAGCGCTATGACATCCTTCTGATTCAGGAGGTCAGAGACAGTGATCTGTCAGCCACCAAAAAACTCCTAGAGCATGTAAATAA AGGTTCTTCTCACTCCAGGTACAATCACATCGTCAGTGAGCCTCTGGGTCGCAGCTCCTATAAGGAGCGGTATCTCTTCCTCTACAG GGAGGAGACAGTGTCCGTTGTCAAAAACTACACCTACGACGATGGATGTGAACCCTGTGGGACAGACACCTTCAGCAGAGAACCTTTTGTCGTCATGTTCTCCTCCACCAAGACTG CTTTGAGGAACTTCGTCCTGATCCCACAGCACACCTCCCCAGATTTTGCTTTGGAGGAGACGGATGCTCTGTATGATGTGGTGTCTGATGTCCGCACCCGCTGGAACACCAAT GACATCGTGCTGCTGGGTGACTTTAACGCAGGCTGTAATTATGTCTCAGGCTCTGACTGGCAGAAGATCCGTCTCTTCACTGACAAGAGTTTCCACTGGCTGATCACTGATGAGGCTGACACTACAGTGTCACACACTTACTGTCCTTATGACAG GATTGTGGTCACTGCTGACACGATGATGGGAGTAGTGCACGGCAGTGCTGAGGTGTACGACTTCATGGTTGACTTGGACCTCAGCCTTAGTCTG gcTTTGGCCGTCAGTGACCATTTCCCCGTGGAGGTGAGACTGTCTCCTGCAGCCTGA